The following are encoded together in the Syngnathus typhle isolate RoL2023-S1 ecotype Sweden linkage group LG5, RoL_Styp_1.0, whole genome shotgun sequence genome:
- the si:dkey-32e23.4 gene encoding dynamin-1-like protein isoform X2, whose translation METLIPTINRLQEVFLTVGAEIIHLPQIVVVGSQSSGKSSVLESLVGRDFLPRGSGIVTRRPLVLQLVNVAPLEERLKTENAIKAEEWGTFLHCKNQVFTDFGEIRQEIEAETERSSGNNKGITPEPIHLKIFSPKVLNLTLVDLPGITKVPVGDQPEDIEAQVEEMISSFISNPNSLILSVSPANSDLATSDALKLAREVDPDGRRTLLVVSKLDLMDAGTDALEVLLGRVIPVRLGIIGVVNRSQHDINTQKSLGDSVKDEQAFLQRHYPSLASRAGSRYLAKTLSRLLMHHIRDCLPDLKTRVTVLSTQYQSRLNSYGQPVEDHSATLLQIVTKFASDYCNTIEGTARYIQTSELCGGARICYIFHETFGRTLQSIDPLGGLTEFDVLTAIRNATGPRPALFVPEVSFELLVKRQIKRLEEPSLRCVELVHEELQRIIQHCSSFSTQELLRFPKLHDSIVEVVTGLLRKRLPIANEMVHNLVAIELAYINTKHPDFTDAAQVSASVNSQQADGLDATKRWKNDKVAEDKAPTAAFGSPSKGQPINLLDTTVPVPRKLSSKEQKDCEVIQRLIKSYFLIVRKTIQDSVPKTVMHFLVNYVKEHLQSELVGQLYKQTLLQDLLIESQDTAQQRTEVAQMLEALKKANHIICEIRETHLW comes from the exons ATGGAGACTTTGATTCCCACCATCAACCGTTTGCAAGAGGTTTTCCTCACGGTCGGCGCAGAGATCATCCATCTGCCTCAAATCGTCGTGGTCGGATCTCAG AGTAGCGGGAAGAGCTCAGTGCTGGAGAGTCTGGTTGGACGCGATTTCCTGCCCCGAGGCTCGGGGATCGTCACCAGACGACCGCTGGTGCTGCAGCTTGTCAACGTCGCACCTCTGGAGGAGCGACTGAAGACTGAAAATG CGATCAAAGCTGAAGAATGGGGCACCTTCCTCCACTGCAAGAATCAG GTCTTTACAGATTTTGGGGAAATCCGTCAGGAAATCGAGGCGGAGACTGAACGTTCTTCAGGCAACAACAAG GGAATCACTCCCGAACCCATCCATTTGAAGATTTTCTCCCCCAAAGTCCTCAATCTCACCCTTGTTGACTTGCCGGGCATCACTAAG GTTCCGGTTGGGGATCAGCCCGAGGATATCGAAGCTCAAGTGGAGGAGATGATCTCGTCCTTCATCTCCAATCCCAACTCACTCATCCTCTCCGTGTCCCCCGCCAACTCCGACTTGGCTACCTCGGACGCTCTGAAATTGGCCCGTGAGGTCGATCCAGACG GTCGACGGACTCTTCTCGTGGTCAGCAAGCTGGATTTGATGGACGCGGGGACAGACGCTCTGGAGGTACTTCTCGGTCGAGTCATTCCAGTCAGGCTCGGGATCATCGGGGTGGTGAACAG GAGCCAGCACGACATCAACACTCAGAAGAGCCTGGGGGACAGCGTCAAGGACGAGCAGGCCTTCCTGCAGCGTCACTACCCGTCGCTGGCGTCCCGTGCCGGCTCTCGCTACCTGGCCAAAACGCTCAGCAGGCTTCTCATGCACCACATCCGAGACTGCCTGCCGGACCTCAAGACCCGCGTGACGGTGCTCAGCACCCAGTACCAGTCGCGTCTCAACAGCTACGGCCAGCCGGTGGAGGACCAcagcgccactctgctgcagaTTGTCACCAAGTTCGCCAGCGATTACTGCAACACCATCGAGGGGACGGCGCGCTACATCCAAACCTCGGAGCT CTGCGGCGGCGCTCGCATCTGTTACATCTTCCACGAAACCTTCGGTCGCACGCTGCAGTCCATCGACCCTCTGGGAGGACTGACAGAATTCGACGTCCTCACCGCCATCCGCAATGCTACC GGTCCGCGCCCGGCGCTTTTCGTCCCGGAGGTTTCCTTTGAGTTGCTGGTGAAGCGTCAAATCAAGCGTCTGGAAGAGCCCAGTCTGCGTTGTGTGGAGCTGGTCCACGAAGAGCTGCAGAGGATCATCCAGCACTGCTCGTCTTTCAGCACGCAA GAGCTTCTGCGATTCCCCAAACTGCACGATTCCATTGTGGAAGTGGTGACGGGATTACTGAGGAAGCGCCTGCCAATTGCCAATGAAATG GTGCATAATTTAGTAGCAATCGAGCTGGCCTACATCAACACAAAGCATCCGGACTTCACGGATGCGGCGCAGGTCTCGGCATCCGTCAACAGTCAGCAG GCAGACGGCCTGGATGCAACCAAGCGCTGGAAGAATGACAAGGTGGCAGAGGACAAAGCTCCGACGGCGGCCTTTGGCAGCCCCAGTAAAGGGCAGCCCATTAACCTGCTTGacaca ACAGTGCCCGTGCCTCGCAAGTTGAGTTCAAAGGAGCAGAAGGACTGCGAGGTCATCCAGCGACTCATCAAGTCTTACTTCCTCATCGTCCGCAAGACCATCCAAGACAG CGTTCCCAAGACCGTCATGCACTTCCTGGTGAACTATGTCAAGGAGCATCTGCAGAGCGAGCTGGTGGGTCAGCTCTATAAACAGACGCTACTCCAGGACCTGCTCATTGAGTCGCAGGACACAGCGCAGCAGAGGACCGAGGTCGCGCAAATGCTGGAG GCACTTAAGAAGGCCAATCACATCATCTGTGAGATCAGAGAGACACACCTGTGGTAG
- the ubl4a gene encoding ubiquitin-like protein 4A, whose amino-acid sequence MILTVKPLQGKECIVNVTEDEKVSTVKELVSERLNIPANQQRLLYKGKALADEHKLSDYSIGPEAKLNLVIRPAGGRTGASGTATGSSNGNTSRGGVWQTVSTILAKHFSPADAAKVHEQLIKDYERSLRQLSLDDIERLAIRLLHPDADDMDTTSYMD is encoded by the exons ATGATTCTTACTGTGAAGCCGCTTCAGGGAAAAGAATGCATCGTCAAC GTGACCGAAGATGAAAAAGTTTCCACGGTGAAAGAGCTCGTGTCGGAACGTCTCAACATCCCAGCCAATCAGCAGCGGTTGCTTTATAAAGGCAAAGCGCTCGCAG ATGAACACAAACTAAGTGACTATTCCATCGGGCCAGAAGCAAAGTTAAACCTGGTCATCCGTCCAGCGGGGGGGAGAACCGGAGCTTCGGGGACAGCCACCGGCAGCAGCAACGGAAACACATCTCGAGGAGGAGTGTGGCAGACTGTGTCCACGATCCTCGCAAAACACTTTAGTCCCGCAGATGCTGCCAAAGTCCATGAACAGCTGATtaag GACTACGAACGCTCGCTCCGACAACTTAGTTTGGACGACATCGAGCGCCTGGCCATCAGACTGCTTCACCCGGATGCGGACGACATGGACACGACGTCGTACATGGACTGA
- the prkg1l gene encoding cGMP-dependent protein kinase 1 — translation MGTLRDLQFALQLKIEELRQRDTLIDELELELDTKDELIRRLQEELDRYRASVVLPGPSASSAACSIGDDDLRVANRKTVISESFTVDSANVFTLCDKNQECQKLIQTAFMKSNLLKNLDGDETRAVTASMQLTAFHHGCCVIQEGSGGSQAYVVQEGRLDVTKDGEKLLTIEAGEVFGEVALLYDCTQIYSVTAQSDSKLWVIERKSYQSVLMQSGRESLTRTSELLSSVPSLLSLPKDAIMKMCDLMEEAHYAQGDYIMRQGAFGDTFYIINKGQVKITEKKAGDEEQVVSKLSERQWFGEKALWGEDVRAVNIVATSDVACLLIDRETFRDIIGGMVFDSSHEVQQNTACKDESQVKHAASLASSNLSDFQIISTLGEGDFGRTDLVQVKSNVKHLLAMKVLNKKAISHKALREHLLRERNILMDAACPFLVRLLKTFQDAECLYMLTEACLHGDLYNLLKDKGCLDESSSKFFAACVTQALTFLHARNVVYRDVKPENVLLDERGYAKLVGSRCMKKIEAGKKTYTFCGTPGYMAPEVIFNKGHSAAADFWSLGVFVFELLTGGLPFCGADPMSLLSETVRGIDNMDFPKAISKSASGLIKKLCRRNPSERLGSRRNGAKDIQKHKWFEGFNWDGLSRGTLSPALSPKMKHIWNSSGTCAYYGGDAAELCTTWEDF, via the exons ATGGGCACGCTTCGAGACCTTCAGTTCGCCCTGCAGCTAAAGATTGAGGAGCTCCGTCAGAGGGACACCTTGATAGATGAGCTGGAGCTGGAACTGGATACCAAGGATGAACTCATTCGGAGACTTCAGGAAGAATTAGATCGCTACAGAGCCTCCGTGGTGCTGCCGGGACCTTCTGCAAGCAGCGCCG CCTGCTCTATTGGCGATGATGACCTCCGTGTTGCAAACAGAAAGACGGTTATTTCCGAGTCCTTCACTGTGGATTCGGCGAATGTCTTCACCTTGTGTGACAAAAACCAGGA ATGTCAAAAGTTGATTCAGACGGCTTTTATGAAGAGTAACTTGTTGAAGAACCTCGACGGAGATGAAACGCGAGCCGTCACGGCCAGCATgcaactcacggccttccatcACGGCTGCTGCGTGATCCAGGAGGGAAGCGGCGGCTCGCAGGCTTACGTTGTACAAG AGGGGAGGCTGGACGTGACAAAAGACGGAGAGAAATTGCTCACCATCGAAGCTGGCGAAGTGTTCGGAGAGGTGGCGCTGCTCTACGACTGCACACAAATCTACTCTGTCACAG CACAGTCGGACAGCAAGCTGTGGGTTATCGAGCGCAAGAGTTACCAGAGTGTGCTCATGCAGAGCGGCCGTGAAAGCCTCACGCGGACGTCGGAGCTGCTGAGCAG TGTTccctctctgctgtccttgcCCAAGGATGCCATCATGAAGATGTGTGATCTCATGGAGGAG GCTCACTACGCTCAAGGCGACTACATTATGCGTCAAGGCGCCTTCGGGGACACCTTTTATATCATTAACAAAGGCCAG GTGAAAATCACCGAAAAGAAGGCAGGTGATGAAGAGCAAGTCGTCTCCAAGCTTTCCGAGAGGCAGTGGTTTGGAGAAAAAGCTTTGTGGGG AGAGGACGTGCGTGCCGTGAACATCGTCGCGACCAGCGATGTGGCGTGTCTGCTCATTGACAGAGA GACCTTCCGAGATATCATTGGAGGAATGGTGTTTGACAGCAGTCACGAGGTGCAACAAAACACTGCATGCAAAGACGA ATCACAAGTCAAGCATGCCGCCTCCCTCGCCTCCTCCAACTTAAGTGATTTCCAGATAATCAGCACTCTCGGAGAAGGAGACTTTGGCCGCACGGACCTG GTGCAAGTCAAGAGCAACGTCAAGCATCTGCTGGCCATGAAGGTCCTCAACAAAAAGGCCATTAGCCACAAGGCCCTGCGAGAGCACCTTCTGAGAGAACGAAACATCCTGATGGATGCCGCGTGTCCATTCCTCGTCAG GTTGCTCAAAACCTTTCAAGATGCCGAGTGCCTCTATATGTTGACTGAGGCTTGTCTCCATGGCGATCTTTACAACTTGCTCAAAGACAA AGGCTGCCTGGACGAGAGCAGCAGCAAGTTCTTCGCGGCTTGCGTGACGCAGGCCTTGACCTTTCTTCACGCACGAAATGTCGTCTACAGAGATGTCAAGCCTGAAAATGTTCTTTTAGATGAGCGAGGATACGCCAAATTG GTCGGGTCCAGATGTATGAAGAAGATTGAGGCGGGGAAGAAGACGTACACTTTCTGCGGCACTCCGGGCTACATGGCCCCCGAGGTCATCTTCAACAAGGGCCACAGTGCAGCCGCAGACTTTTGGTCTTTGGGTGTTTTTGTGTTTGAGCTGCTAACTGGTGG GCTTCCGTTCTGCGGCGCCGACCCAATGAGCCTCCTCAGCGAGACCGTGCGCGGCATCGATAACATGGACTTCCCTAAAGCAATCAGCAAGAGTGCCTCCGGTCTCATAAAGAAGCTGTGCAG GCGCAATCCCTCGGAGAGGCTCGGCAGTCGTAGAAACGGGGCCAAGGACATTCAGAAGCACAA ATGGTTTGAAGGATTCAACTGGGATGGACTTAGTAGAGGAACGTTGAGTCCAGCTCTCAGCCCCAAA ATGAAACACATTTGGAACAGCAGCGGGACCTGTGCTTATTATGGCGGAGATGCAGCCGAGCTGTGTACAACATGGGAGGACTTCTGA
- the si:dkey-32e23.4 gene encoding dynamin-1-like protein isoform X1 codes for METLIPTINRLQEVFLTVGAEIIHLPQIVVVGSQSSGKSSVLESLVGRDFLPRGSGIVTRRPLVLQLVNVAPLEERLKTENGNGVKQTTQNNYPAIKAEEWGTFLHCKNQVFTDFGEIRQEIEAETERSSGNNKGITPEPIHLKIFSPKVLNLTLVDLPGITKVPVGDQPEDIEAQVEEMISSFISNPNSLILSVSPANSDLATSDALKLAREVDPDGRRTLLVVSKLDLMDAGTDALEVLLGRVIPVRLGIIGVVNRSQHDINTQKSLGDSVKDEQAFLQRHYPSLASRAGSRYLAKTLSRLLMHHIRDCLPDLKTRVTVLSTQYQSRLNSYGQPVEDHSATLLQIVTKFASDYCNTIEGTARYIQTSELCGGARICYIFHETFGRTLQSIDPLGGLTEFDVLTAIRNATGPRPALFVPEVSFELLVKRQIKRLEEPSLRCVELVHEELQRIIQHCSSFSTQELLRFPKLHDSIVEVVTGLLRKRLPIANEMVHNLVAIELAYINTKHPDFTDAAQVSASVNSQQADGLDATKRWKNDKVAEDKAPTAAFGSPSKGQPINLLDTTVPVPRKLSSKEQKDCEVIQRLIKSYFLIVRKTIQDSVPKTVMHFLVNYVKEHLQSELVGQLYKQTLLQDLLIESQDTAQQRTEVAQMLEALKKANHIICEIRETHLW; via the exons ATGGAGACTTTGATTCCCACCATCAACCGTTTGCAAGAGGTTTTCCTCACGGTCGGCGCAGAGATCATCCATCTGCCTCAAATCGTCGTGGTCGGATCTCAG AGTAGCGGGAAGAGCTCAGTGCTGGAGAGTCTGGTTGGACGCGATTTCCTGCCCCGAGGCTCGGGGATCGTCACCAGACGACCGCTGGTGCTGCAGCTTGTCAACGTCGCACCTCTGGAGGAGCGACTGAAGACTGAAAATG GAAATGGGGTTAAACAAACGACACAAAACAACTACCCAG CGATCAAAGCTGAAGAATGGGGCACCTTCCTCCACTGCAAGAATCAG GTCTTTACAGATTTTGGGGAAATCCGTCAGGAAATCGAGGCGGAGACTGAACGTTCTTCAGGCAACAACAAG GGAATCACTCCCGAACCCATCCATTTGAAGATTTTCTCCCCCAAAGTCCTCAATCTCACCCTTGTTGACTTGCCGGGCATCACTAAG GTTCCGGTTGGGGATCAGCCCGAGGATATCGAAGCTCAAGTGGAGGAGATGATCTCGTCCTTCATCTCCAATCCCAACTCACTCATCCTCTCCGTGTCCCCCGCCAACTCCGACTTGGCTACCTCGGACGCTCTGAAATTGGCCCGTGAGGTCGATCCAGACG GTCGACGGACTCTTCTCGTGGTCAGCAAGCTGGATTTGATGGACGCGGGGACAGACGCTCTGGAGGTACTTCTCGGTCGAGTCATTCCAGTCAGGCTCGGGATCATCGGGGTGGTGAACAG GAGCCAGCACGACATCAACACTCAGAAGAGCCTGGGGGACAGCGTCAAGGACGAGCAGGCCTTCCTGCAGCGTCACTACCCGTCGCTGGCGTCCCGTGCCGGCTCTCGCTACCTGGCCAAAACGCTCAGCAGGCTTCTCATGCACCACATCCGAGACTGCCTGCCGGACCTCAAGACCCGCGTGACGGTGCTCAGCACCCAGTACCAGTCGCGTCTCAACAGCTACGGCCAGCCGGTGGAGGACCAcagcgccactctgctgcagaTTGTCACCAAGTTCGCCAGCGATTACTGCAACACCATCGAGGGGACGGCGCGCTACATCCAAACCTCGGAGCT CTGCGGCGGCGCTCGCATCTGTTACATCTTCCACGAAACCTTCGGTCGCACGCTGCAGTCCATCGACCCTCTGGGAGGACTGACAGAATTCGACGTCCTCACCGCCATCCGCAATGCTACC GGTCCGCGCCCGGCGCTTTTCGTCCCGGAGGTTTCCTTTGAGTTGCTGGTGAAGCGTCAAATCAAGCGTCTGGAAGAGCCCAGTCTGCGTTGTGTGGAGCTGGTCCACGAAGAGCTGCAGAGGATCATCCAGCACTGCTCGTCTTTCAGCACGCAA GAGCTTCTGCGATTCCCCAAACTGCACGATTCCATTGTGGAAGTGGTGACGGGATTACTGAGGAAGCGCCTGCCAATTGCCAATGAAATG GTGCATAATTTAGTAGCAATCGAGCTGGCCTACATCAACACAAAGCATCCGGACTTCACGGATGCGGCGCAGGTCTCGGCATCCGTCAACAGTCAGCAG GCAGACGGCCTGGATGCAACCAAGCGCTGGAAGAATGACAAGGTGGCAGAGGACAAAGCTCCGACGGCGGCCTTTGGCAGCCCCAGTAAAGGGCAGCCCATTAACCTGCTTGacaca ACAGTGCCCGTGCCTCGCAAGTTGAGTTCAAAGGAGCAGAAGGACTGCGAGGTCATCCAGCGACTCATCAAGTCTTACTTCCTCATCGTCCGCAAGACCATCCAAGACAG CGTTCCCAAGACCGTCATGCACTTCCTGGTGAACTATGTCAAGGAGCATCTGCAGAGCGAGCTGGTGGGTCAGCTCTATAAACAGACGCTACTCCAGGACCTGCTCATTGAGTCGCAGGACACAGCGCAGCAGAGGACCGAGGTCGCGCAAATGCTGGAG GCACTTAAGAAGGCCAATCACATCATCTGTGAGATCAGAGAGACACACCTGTGGTAG